CACTCCCGACAAAACAAGCTTCAGAGGCAAACACCGGCGGGAGatcggaaaaaaatgtgtaatcATCTGGAAATGGGAGAATTTATAGCAACTACATAGAAACTAGATAACCACAAAAAGAtagcttatttgttgtttttttaatcaacGATGATGCTGTTCTGCAATTTTTCCTGCtcgcttaaaaaaacaaaattatttcagggaaaatatcacaaaatttgACTGGTTAGGTCATTTTGATCTTACCGCCacatatttctaatttttagcgcttattcttcattttaaacTAATAATTTCGTATTTGATAGAGAACTTGGCCGCGAACAATCGCAGTCAGGAGGAAACAAACAGCAGTTGAAGTGGAACACCAACAGGAGAGACCAACAGGAGGGTGGAGAGTTTACTCAATCCTAAGAACGTCCTGTTTCTGAAGAATAAGATAAtctgagaaaaaggaaagagtggTGTTGGTTACGGTAGTCCCGGCCCACACAGACACCACCTTTCACAATACGGGAGCTACCGTATCCAtctgagaagagaaaattatcTGCTATCGTCATCTCGTGGGAAGAGAGGGAGGGTTCACAATATGAATTTTTACTGCACCAGTAGAACAGTGTAAAcgagtaaataaatactttATTACATCGAGAAAGGCAAAAGAGCTGATACTGCAGAAAACCTTACTAAAAACCCAGTGTATACACAATATTGTTGATTTCTGTAATAGCCTGGACGATTATGCTGTAGGCGCCTTCTCGGTTGAGTTTCATGTTAAATTCGCTTGGGTTGTAAGGTAGgatcttcctgaaaaacatctcttcaacaaacaaaacaagataaaaagtttttatttgctGAGAGCATTCGCGACGAtatcttttttgaattaactCTACTGCAAAATACGAACGTTGATGTTCCtttaaagtaaaagtagatCGTGGTTTTCAAAGGTTAAAAGTGGAGTGGTGAAGGGTTATACGAAACTCACAGGACCTTGCTCCtagtgaaaattttcgtgGCAGACTTCTCTATACTTGCTTACTTATAGCGGCTGCCTTTTGTTAGAATTCTGAGGTAAAGCTACGCTACTGATCTGCATattgaaaaggataaaggataaagagactggcgcatcaatccacttgggatgcgccaatgcgtttttCTGCACTTCGtgatttttgaggttttggaactcgTGTTGGCCTGTGcgatgacttgcggggtcagccgatgatcaagtcagtgtttttatcctcccagacgagtctggttccaatttatcgaccccggagggatgaaaggcttggtttgcatcaGGGCGGCTTAGAGCCATCTGCGCCCATAGAGCATTTTCaagtaaatgaaaatatgtaaatttCCGTCAAGCATTATAATTACTACCGCTAAAACTATTATATTTCTTGCATGCTTTGCttaaaaattctccaaatatCAGGGCGTTTGCTCTTGTTCAAAATGGTCAAAACTATTACATCAGATAAAGGCACACAGCGCTGTTGTATCTCTTCCAAAGAACTTATAGGCTAACGAATGACcgaatgattgaatgaatcaACGAATCAATAGAAATCGCAAAACTCACCGAAGCGATGCCAGTCCGCCGATTAGTGTGGAAGTCTCTGAGGAATCAAGTTGATCCAGCATTGAGGGCGAAGCAACGACCCTCGATAATTTTGCCACTAGTTGAGCCATTTGAGGTTCTGTAAACAGCAGCAGCATCGTTGCGTTGGATAGGGTCGACTACCCTTATAACCCTGGATTTACCTAGAGATGCTATATCGTACTCATTGATCGGCGAATTTCTCAAGTTGTTGATCCCCTGTTTGAGTTTATCGACAGCCGTCCTCATGAAGTAAAATTTCGCCTGACTTACATGTTTTATGGGACAAAAGAGACATAAGGACTTTCCGTTGCTCACCTTAACAAGATCCAAAACTTGTGAAGCTAGATTCAAGCCCTGGTACAAAGTAGGAAGGGCAGCTCCATAGCACTGAAATTCATTCTTTAAATGATTACAGTTTtgatgataataatagtaatttaaTTGTTTCAATAGCTAGGGactaagaagaaagaaaatttaactCTCCTGTACTTTTTATGAAATCAATTATGTAACTATTACAGCTATAGGTTCCAGATTCCAAAAACTTGCATATTTTGAAATTCCGGATCATTTCTACCGAAGTGAAGTAGACAGTGTCTGAACCATTTGGAGAATCCCACGTTAGTTTGTTTGCCGTGGCGTCGCGAGTACGACGCAGCAAAGGAGAGGTGTGTGGAGAAGTACGGAGGAGTATGAAGGGTACAAGCAAGTATGGAATAACCCCTCAATCTTTCTTATGGtagaaattattataaattattattattctccTGTAACAATTTAAGCAGTAACTTATGTAGTGTAGACGACGGTGTGCAATTCTCTGGAACATCATGTTGAAGATTTGGAACCCTACGGAAAAATGCTGGACTCGTGGAAATGCTATGATCGGTCGGTATCGGAACTACGTAGTGAGATGTATGAGCAAGTAAATCACATATCCGTAAAAATATCCCATTCGCCTCACAACATTTCAAAGTATTAACCTGAACGTACCATAGCGGGTATTAGAATAAGCAGCAATGATGAAGTTTGCATGTTGGGACCTCAACCTCTCGAATCCTACCAAGCTTTTATATGGTCATATCAGGGCAGCAACCGCGAGCAAAACAGTTTATACGGTATTGAGGTCACTTGGACAAACATAATTTACATAACTTGCCATTCCTGCAGGCCTACTCGTAAGAGAGTTCCCACAAAACCTGGACATTTCAGCATCTGTCAAAAATCATTTGAGCTAGGAAAAATCCtttgttttaaaaagttaGATCAGTTTCCGCGAAACTGCAACAGCTGCGAACTACAGCAAAGAGGGATTTTTtcacttgttctttttctctgcGAAAGTAATGATGGTGtgattttaaatattattttaaatgcgATATGCGTGGGTGTTCAAGCTTGAATACATGGTCAAAAAAGGTTAAACctcaaaaaacaagaacaaaccGTTCACAATActaactttaaaaattaaccCTCTATAAGGCCTCATAGTCTTACAGTACATCTGTCGTGACTGTTTCGAAAACAACATTTCTGATAGTAATTTATTTGATCCTAGTCACAATGTCTTTGCAACGTAGCGCTACACTTAGGTGAAACTCTGAGGTTGACGTAGCGAATATTTACAGAAGAAGTAACTCGACTATTCACGAAAATGTAGCTTGAAGCAGGAGTGGAAGGTGACAGAGATCCTCGAAATAGTGTAGGTAATATTTCCAAGTAGGAAGTGGACATCCTTGAACTTTTATTTCCACataggaaacaaaacaaaagtatGAAACGACATAGTTCATTTTGAACATGAAGCACTAAGAAAGATGAATTGAACGATTTCGTTGTACCAGAGCGAACAGCAGATGGGTTGTTGGTAACTgttagaaattcaaaaacgaacaaaaaggaTGATCGCTTTGGGACCACAAACCAACTGATCCCATGCCAAACTTCAGAGAAAGATTTGAGCTACGAGGCGGACCTTTCGAGTTCCTTATAAGAACCGTCGTGGTTTATTCTTGTGGCTCTACCACCTTTCTATTGTGAAGTCAAAAGGTGAAAACTGATCGATATATCATCTTTTATTGAATTCgctataaaaaaagattttcaggTTCCGTTTGCGAGCGTCCTTTGTAGAGATGTTTTAATTAGGGCAGCGATAAAGGCGCTTCGTAGGACCCAAAGCGACTCTgcagcaaatattttttttttttttttttccccccccccccccccccccccccggcccctcggaaaaattttttttttttttttttttttttttttttcccccccccccccttttttttaaaaatgtttttttttttttttttttttcccgggcCCCCAACCCCCTTAgggggttgttttttttttcccttttgccTCCCCCCCTCAGGACGACAAAAAGGCCAATAATTAGCTGTGAAGAAATGTCGACAGCAGTCTCGTTCTACACAGCTCAGCCAACGTAATTTGAAATTAGGATTCTGAGATGTATCCGTCGAAATCATGTTGGACTATGGTAACCATGTACTTATACATTAGTTTTGAGCTGAAAGTGGGGTAGGACTTAGGATTTAGAGAGGTATGTGGCCTCTCTCCCGTCAATATCGATGTCTCTAATCAAAAATCGCAGAGTTCGTCTCGAACACTTCCTCTCCAGTAGTAGATTCAGCAAAAACACCGCGGAGCATGGCCGCGTACACGTCCTCCCATCTACATGCTCACTTCGTTCATTATTTCTGCTTCATTCTTTTCGTAATTGTATGATCGCTTCTGCTCTCGCACATGTTTCTCCTATTACACTCTCGTGGATGTTTCGTATTGCGCGCGCGGCCAGCTTTTTTCCGCACATTTTCTCCACTGGTACAGCTGCGTTTCATAACTGATCACTTCAGTTTGGTTAATTTTCGTTTCCGAGAATCTTGGAAGTTTTTTCAGCCACAATTTGTCGTAAGTTCGTCGCTGGGTTGTTACAGGATGCCCTCGTATCCTCGTTGAAACTGCTCGACGTACGAGCGTTGTTTTTGTGTGGCAAGAGTGCAGAGCACAGCTGACACCATCACCACTCTCGACTACTACGACGAGCTCTTCCGATGCGTTTAATGCGTCCATCTTGTTGCTCtatcattgtttttcttccactcAGCAACGTCTTTTATGTTCTTTAGTGTATCCAGAcaagaaagtggaagaaaaaatagaaactccGAAAATAGACGATGATTAAGTTATGTTTGAAGGCTGGCCTTACGGCTACGGAGGATCTTATGAGGGCAATTTACTCCCATCCTCTCACCtctgttgttatttattatggtTATTGTTCTTCTCTATGAGTAACGCTACAGCTGTCGTTATTGTTGGGAGGATTTATTGATCTACGCAACAATCACTCGGATGCTTACATCTCTGCAGCGTTCAAACGAACTTCTCTTTTTGCCTTCTACTAAAAATCTGTAATTTTCAGCGCTCCTTGGTTTCTTGGGTCAGACGACAGTGTAGTGTCTGTAAGCTGACGCTAGGGCTGCAGTACCTGACGGCACAATTGGTTGCCCCAAGGTAAAAGTAAGGTAGGATATGCTGAAAAAGCAGACGATATGCATTTTGTATTGTCATCAGAAGCCGCAACCAGATTCCGAAGGGAAGTAAGGCTTCAAAAAATCCTCTGAGTATCCATTCACCCTTAGATTTAATCGAGCTTCTTGAAACCTTTTCGGATTTGGTAGTAACGTTCTGCATGGGAAGTTCACTATTAGTTCACTCTCTTGTAATACATTTGTTCAATCTGATCTCAGTTTAATTCCAACCTTGTCTGATTTTAACTTTTCACACGCATATTTATGAACactgttcagaaaaagaagtacaaAAAGAGTAAACGCCACCTGTTTtacataaaagaaattttatgaaGGAATCCAACTGACATAGCTGGTGTTCTTGAAATCTCGCCAACTTTTCCCTTCGACCTCATCCGATAGCAgttatgttgtttttcttttgcttctcgTCACATTTCCATTACTTTACTGTCAAAACGCACCCGAAAATACTCGAGAGAGAATCAGAAGAAAGTGCTTGTGACTCTAGCCCACAAAGGGATAAACCCTCGAATGTGTTAGTGACGCCTTGGATTTATTCGCTTCCCAAATCTTGGAGAAGAAGGAATTTTACGTCTATTTTGTTCTCAGGACCTTTCTGAGCTCGGAGGAATCTCTTTGAACTGATCAAGAACACTCTAAGGGCGGGAAGGATTCTTTCTACCAGACTCAGCCGTTCAAGCTGGTTAGTTTTgtcaaaaacagaacaaaacgCTCTCGCAGTTCctcagtgagaaaaaaacctaagGTATGTACAGTTTTTTCCGGAAAGTAAAGATTTAAAATGCGCTAAAACCAAGGCACCACCACCTTACAAATATTCATTACTACAAACATCTGTGAGcatgaaaaaaagtttgaaaaaaacgtttaCAACTTAATGCTTTCctttttgcgacgatttcTTACATCAAAGTAGCGATAGGTAAACATCAAGCCTTGTAAGCGTCGGGTTCCGCTAATGCATACAAAATACACTAATTCTTTACTCTGGCTACTGGCGTGCGACCAAATCCCATATTTTCAAGGGTCCCATCtagttaataattaaatatggCATTTTGTACTGCAGTAATTTACTTGCGATTGTAAAACTCTGAATGAAATAACGTCACCACtgccaaaataaaaagaagaccCGGCGCTTACCAGATACTCTTTCGAAGGACCAGATCACTCCTTCGAAGGTGCGAAACCGAAATTAGATCGCTATTAAATATGGGATTGAAGCACAAAAAACTGTTGTTTCCCGGAATTTTCACATGAACAATGCTTTAAAGTTGAATTTCTTttacgaaaaagaaactgtGCGGCTTGTCGGCAAACATAAAATTCCCAAGAAAATCCGATCGTTAGTATTGTGACGTACGTCGCCACATGTTCAGAAAACCATTCAGCGAATGGAACGGATTCAAAGGGGATTGTGCCTGTCGTTCCATGCCCCCATGTATTTTCtatgttcctcttttttttcataattctcCTCTTCATACCAGCACTGCAAGTCAGTTGCAAAAGAGTCGAGGACACCTGCTAACGTGAGGTCGTACGCCACTTCGTATAGCAATCTAACCCTTCCACTGTTACAGGATTTCGCTaggattttctatttctacgaATCAACAAATTCCAGCGAAATTCCCAACGAAATCCTTTTTAAGCGCTCTGGTAACGTAATCAGGAAACCTTTGGGAGGaaaaccttctttttttgttgcttgtgTTTTGAAATTAGCCGGAGTTTACTCTTTCCTACtgtttattatctattttcaATAACATGTGCTTTTTCAATCACTATTTTTGATTCACTATAAACTCAGTCTATTATATTTTCTGCATgttttccttcacaaaattTCCTCTTATAAAATGTCTGAccttaatatttattttctggaataaattgcaagaaaaatatgtgcaTAACACTTTTAGCCAAGGTTCACTCATCCTGCGCAATTTGCTTTGAATAATATCAATACAAAACTGATAAAAAGTAACTTctacactttaaaaaaactgctagAAATTGAGGACTATGTGAAGCCTAATATACGTTAACCTTCATTGGATAATTATTTGAATTCATTCAGAGATCCTAGCTGGCTCTCATCATCCACGACTTTGAAGcatttaagaaataaagaaacagCCTTAGCatctgaaaagaaatccaGCAGTCCTCTTGCCAGAAACCAACGAACGACCAATAAATTTCACTAGAAATTACCGCCACGTAAATTGCTCTGTAAGACCCAAAAAACCGTTGAGATTCCCGTCGACAGCTCGCTGGCAGCTTACCGAGGAATGAGCCACCGTCAACAGTCCAGTGCTTATTCGcccgctcgtggacgcggcacGTGCGCTGACGCTTACATACGTAACACGTTGTTTGctgcctcgtagggaaattcggTCGACAAGACTATTCCCCATGCCTTTTTGAGACAGTAAAAGGATATTGAGCCCGACTAGGCTCACGCTCCTGATCTACACGCCTAGGCTTgtttttcgtggaaagatcccaacatttCTTGATTTCTTGCTACGCTTCCTTTAAGTTCATGGCTATTGTTATTCAACATGCAGAGAACAACTGTCAATTTCTTTTCCCCGACTCTCACGCAAgacaaaaattccagaaacctTTCCCGACCACCAAAAACTTCTACTATTTCCGTTTCGTTTACTGCGATTCTCACTCTTTGTGTAGCAGTTTCGAAACTGTTTTGGCATTCGCCCACTCACTTTTCGgtcgtcttttcttttattgtttgtgCGTATAAGCTATCAAAATCGCGAAGAATTGCTGAAATAGTCTATTTCTTCCAGTCACTCTTTAGGTGAACGTATCTTAGGCAACATCTATAGAAATGTTTTGTTGTCCTTTCATAGacagatttaaaggcatcaccccacaaatctgaggtggtgcagatttcaggtgaaatattcttataagggatagtagattatggagaggggggtgattccgtccatttcttcatgattgccgtagaaaacggctcggaagatacggcttcgagcgttccggcgcactatttccgcAAGGAggtctattggagcgcgccagctttgtgtacgcgcgcatcttccgggccgttttttttacggcaattaggaagaaatggacgaaatcacacccatagtctcccatcccgtatacgaatactccacctgaaatccgcactacctcagattcgtggtttgctgcctttaagctaacACTTCCGACCTTGTCCTGAACTTTCTGAATTTGAGGAGGAATGTTCAAAGATTGGTTTTGGTGGCAGGAAATTAATGCGAACAATCTCGAGTCGATTTATTAAACTCACCGTTCGTTCGCACTAATATGAGGTTACACGCAGTTGCGTATGCATCTGGTGCTTGCGAATGTACctgtgaagaaaattttctccagAATCGACTTCTTGTGAAAACTTTTTCGTTTCCTCCGGAATTGCATTTTTTGCGACCACCACCGTGCTCTTCTCTTCCTCCCGGTAACAAACGCCTGATACATGATAGAAAAATTTGTGTACTTAtaaaaaactacaaatatcTAACCTAATTGTTACGATCCGTTGTAGTAAACTTCTCGTCCTTTTCTCATGTGATGAATGTCGGCTTCTATTCAGTCTGTCATAAAGGCATTCATAGAGAAAACCGTATCACCGGTGGATCCTATCACCGTATCACCGATGCGACGATTCCCTGGCCTTATTGTAAGTTGTAAGTGTAAAATTGTGGACGGTTCTTcgttattcgaaaaaaaaaccaaagagaaTGTGCATCGGTTTGTTTGAGAAACAGATATGTAATAAAGAACACCAAAAACAGCCAGAGCTTCACGTACACCATGTACACAGTTGAAAAACGCAAACaacttgacttttttttctaccttaattttttctctgtcaCCTTAATTACATGCGGGTGGGGATTAGGTACGGCCATAttcggaaaaagaaatttaaaacgtTCCATTTAAGAtaatttcagttttctttacATGTGACCAGCCAAATGTTTCATTAAATTTCGTCTACCATTAAATCCCTCAATTTCCCACTTCTGAATGTTCAT
The Necator americanus strain Aroian chromosome I, whole genome shotgun sequence genome window above contains:
- a CDS encoding hypothetical protein (NECATOR_CHRI.G2295.T1), translated to MQTSSLLLILIPAMCYGAALPTLYQGLNLASQVLDLVKAKFYFMRTAVDKLKQGINNLRNSPINEYDIASLEPQMAQLVAKLSRVVASPSMLDQLDSSETSTLIGGLASLRKILPYNPSEFNMKLNREGAYSIIVQAITEINNIVYTLVKALVPRIPGQEVVIDDTNANMGLEQRFHMQEESSPPPVYVDYAYVDEGKPDS
- a CDS encoding hypothetical protein (NECATOR_CHRI.G2295.T2), yielding MAVPNPHPHVIKVTEKKLRLNRSRHSSHEKRTRSLLQRIVTIRRLLPGGREEHGGGRKKCNSGGNEKVFTRSRFWRKFSSQCYGAALPTLYQGLNLASQVLDLVKAKFYFMRTAVDKLKQGINNLRNSPINEYDIASLEPQMAQLVAKLSRVVASPSMLDQLDSSETSTLIGGLASLRKILPYNPSEFNMKLNREGAYSIIVQAITEINNIVYTLVKALVPRIPGQEVVIDDTNANMGLEQRFHMQEESSPPPVYVDYAYVDEGKPDS